CGGCCAGATCTGGTTGCTGCCCCGCGCCGGCGGCGAGGCGCAGCGCGTCAGCGACGTCAAGGGCGGCGTCTCCGACATCCAGTGGTCGCCCGACAGCACCCGCATAGCATTTGTCGCGAGCGACGAGGATCCCGCCGACGAGCCCGAGCAGATGGACGGCTGGAAGCGCAAGACCGCGCCGCCGATTGTGATCGATCGCTACCACTTCAAGCAGGATCGCGAAGGCTACCTCAAGCAGCTGTACCGTCACATTGCCATTTTCGACCTCGCCACCAGGACCTCGACCGTGATCACCAAGGGCAACACCGACGATGTGAGCCCGTCGTGGTCGCCCGACGGCAAGCAGATCGCGTTCCTGAGCAAGCGCGGCGCCGCCGATCCCGATCGCACGTCGAATGAAGACGTGTGGGTGGTCGATGCCACGCCGTTCGGCACGCCCAAGCAGTTGACGCAGACCGCGGCCGGTGAAGCGGGCCGTCCGGCCTGGAGTCCTGACGGCAGCCGCATTGCCGCGTTGATGGGCGACAACGATCAGAACACCGCCTACGGCATGAACAAGCTGATCGTCGTGCCGGCCAATCCCCCGGCCTCGGCGGGACCGGCGACCAATCCGCCCGTCTACATGCCAAAGCTCGACCGCGCCGTGTCGAACGTGTCGTGGTCGGCCGACGGCCAGCACCTCGCATTCCTGCTGCAGGACGATCGCACCAATCACGTCGCGACGGTGCCGGCCGAGAACCCCAACGGCACGGCGCAGCGCAAGTCGACCGGCCGCCGCGTGATCAGCGCGATTAGCCCGGGCCAGGACGGCCACTTCGCCGTGCTCGCGACCTCGCCGACACAGTTCACCGAGGTCTACGCGCTCGAAGGCGCGAACCTGCGGCAGCTGACGAAGCACAACGATCCGCTGGCCGCCGAGCTGCAGCTGGCGACCACCGAAGACTTCACCTCGAAGAGCAAGGATGGCGCGGTCGTCAACGGCTTGATCGTGAAGCCCGCGGGCTTCAAGGCGGGCACGACCTATCCGACCTTGCTGATCGTCCACGGCGGCCCGAACGGGCAGGACCAGCACGCCTTCAACTTCGATCGCGAGTTCCTCGCCGCCAACGGCTACGTCGTGCTCGCCATCAACTACCGCGGCAGCGCCGGCCGCGGCAACGCGTGGCAGAAGGTGATTCACGGCGATTGGGGCAACCTCGAAGTGGTCGACCTGCTGGGCGCGGCCGATGAAGTAGTCAGGCAGGGCATTGCCGATCCCAATCGGCTCGGCATTGGCGGCTGGAGCTACGGCGGCATCTCGACCAACTACACGATCGCGACCGACACCCGTTTCAAGGCCGCCGTCAGCGGCGCCGGCAGCTCCATGCAGTTCACGATGTACGGCATGGACCAGTACATCATCCAATACGAGCAGGAGATGGGCCAGCCGTGGAAGTCGAAGGACAAGTGGATGAAGGTGTCCTACCCGTTCTTCAACGCCGACCGGATCAAGACACCGACGTTGTTCATGGGCGGCGAGAAAGACTTCAACGTGCCGATCGCCGGCAGCGAGCAGATGTACCAGGCGCTCAAGAGCCTGGGCGTCGACACCCAGCTTGTGATTTACCCCGGCCAGTTCCACGGCCTGACCATTCCGAGCTACGAGCGCGATCGGTTGCAGCGTTACCTGAACTGGTTCAACAAGTATCTGCAGCCGGCAGCGACGACGACGGCGCGAGGCCAGTAACGCTACGCCCGCGAGCGGCGGCTGGCCTTGTCGCGATACATCCGTTCGTCCGACACCGCGAGCAGTTCTTCGACGGTGCGCCCGTCCTCGGGGAAGCGCGCGCACCCGGCGCTGATCGACAGTTGCATCCGTACGCCCGGCCGCGGCTCGAACGGGTAGTCGCGCACCGCGGCCTGCACCTCGGCCACCCGCCGCGTTTCGTGCTCGGGACTGCAGCCCCACAGCACCACCATGAACTCGTCGCCGGCAAACCGCGCGCACAAGTCGCTTTCGCGCACCGTTGACCGTAGCGCCGCGCCGACCGCGCGCAGCGCGCGGTCGCCCGCCTCGTGTCCGTAGGTATCGTTAATCTCCTTGAGCCGGTCGAGGTCGAGCCCGATCACGCTGGCCGTGCCGCCGGCGCTGGCGGCGCCGGCGATGCAAGCGCCAAACTGCTGATCGAACGATCGGCGGTTGGGCAGGGCCGTCAGCGCATCGGTCTGCGATTCGTGTTGCGTCTGCTCGTAACGGGTCGAGTTGTAGATCACCGCCGCGGCCTGCTCGCTGACGCGGCCGAACACGCGCCGGTGTTCGTCGGTGAAGCAGGCGGGCGCGTGGTGGTAAATCACGAGGGCGCCAATGCGCCGGCCGTCGCACACCAGCGGGCAGGGTAGCAGCGCCGCCAGGTCTTGACCGCGGCCGGCCCGGCCGTCGGCGCACGGCGGCAACTGTTGCGACAGGTCGCTCCACGGCCGGCCGGTCCAGGTCAGCAGCGCCTCGGTGCCGGGACCATGGGCGTAGCGGCACGAGTAGCCGTCGCTGTCGTTGCCCAGGAACAAGGCGCAGGTCACGAACGGCACCAGGCGATTGACCTTCTCGTGGATCAGCATCATCGCGTCTTCCACGCCGAGGCTCGAGCCAAGCGCCTGCGCAATCTCGTACAAGGTCTGCTCTTCGCGATGGGTGCCGGTGATGTCGTGCAGCACGCTCTGGTTCTGGTCGGCGGCTTCGTGCCCGGCGGCGCGCTGGCCCGGCAGGGCCGCCGACAGGTGCAGCCGCGCCGTCAGCAGATCGACCAGCTCCGGATCGAAGGCCGTGCCCGCATGCTCGTGCAGCACGGCGAGCGCCGCCACGGCGCTGCGCGCCGGCCGGTACGGACGATCGATCTGCAGCGTGCTGTAACAGTCGGCAATCGCCAGGATGCGCGCACCGACTGGAATCGCGTCGCCGCGCAGGCCGGCCGGGTAGCCGAGGCCATCCCAGCGTTCGTGATGGCAGAGCACCAGTTCCGCCACCGGCGCGCCGAATGGCACGTCGCGCAGGATCTCGGCGCCGGCGCGCGGGTGGAGCTTCACGCGCTCGAACTCTTCGGGTGTCAACGCCTCGGGCTTGGCGAGAATGTGCTCGGGCACGGCCATGTTGCCGACATCGTGCAGCAGCGCGGCGGTCCGCACCGCCTGCACCTCGGCATCCGACAGGCCCACGGCTTCGGCCAGGGTCGCGGCGTAGAGCTGAATCGACCGAATGTGCTCGGGCGTGCAGCCGGCCTTGGCTTCAATGGCCAGCGCCAGCGCCTCGATGGTGGCCAGCTGGACGTCCATGGCGCGGCGGGTCTCGTCCTGTTCCTCGCGCAGCCGCGCAACCACCGTGTGATAACTGCGGAACACCAGGTAGAGCGGCGCCGCGAGCAGCGCCAGCCAGGCGAAAAGGCCGCGATCCCACACCACGGTTGCTACCGCGGCCAGGGCGGCGCCCGCCAGGTAGCTTGGCGCGCTCCACAGGAAGTTGCGCCGCCAGATCCTGATCAGCGGCTGGCGGGTGGACAGCGCAATCGCGCCCGCCACGAGGGCCGTGTTGACCAGGAAGTAGAGCGGGGCGACTACCGCGGCCGCACGCACCAGCGCGGGGAGGCCGGCGCGATCCGCGCCCATCGCCAAATCAAGCGGCAGGCCGGCCACCCACACGGTGATCGTCAAGGTCGCGATGCTGAACACTACCTGGTGCAGCGGGTTGCGGGCGGCGGTGCGAAGCGTGCACTGCGCCCAGGCACTGGCCGCGGCGATCAACACCGTGGGCGACGGCCCCAACGCCAGTAAGGCCCAGAAGTTCACCGCATGCGAAAGCGAGAGGTTCGACTTGCTGCGGCCGAGCGGCAACTCGATCTTCGCCGTCGAGGTCGCCACGGCGATCACCAGCAGCATCACGAACAGCCCGAGGTCCGGCGGCGGCAGGTTGCGCGCGGCATCAGCCAGCGCCGCGACGCCCGCGACCACGACGGCGACGACGTACGCGCGCGCCGGCCGCGGCAGCGCCATCAACTCGGCCCGGTCGGACTTCCGCCGGCTCGGCAAACCGGAGTTCATCAGGCTCCGCTCACCCGGCCACGACAAGAATCATAGAACATGACACCAATAGACATTGTATGACTTTATAGTCATGTAATGACGCTCTGCATTTTACGTGCCTAGCAAGGCTATCTCGGCCAGAACATGTGTTTACTGGCCTGAAATACCTAATAACTCGGCTAAATAGTACGATTCATGGTTAATCTGTCGCGCTCGTGTGTGTGCTTTTATGTGACAGTTGGTTACCAAGCTGCCCGCCGGCTCGGACCCTGCGACGGTCCGCGGCAGTTGGGCCATAATTCGCCATCATGCGTCGTCTTTCTGTTCCCGCCATCATCCTGATCGCCATGACCCACGCCTCGGCGCAGCAGCCGGCCGAGTTGCGCACGCGAGCCGAGCTCACCAACTACGAAGAGACCAGTTCACACGCCGATGTGCAGCGGGTGACGAACGCCCTCGCCGCGTCGAGCTCGCTGGTGCATGTCGAAAGCTTTGGCACGACCGAAGAGGGCCGCGAGCTGCCGCTCTTGGTGATCTCCGATCCGAAGGTGACGACGCCGGCCGCCGCGCGCAAGCTGGGACGGCCGCTTGTGTTTGTGCAAGCCAACATCCACGCCGGCGAGGTCGAGGGCAAGGAAGCCGTGCTGGTGCTGGCCCGCCGCCTGGTCTCAGGTGACTTGAAGCCGCTGACACGGGAGCTGGTCATCCTGATCGCGCCCAACTATAACGCCGACGGCAACGAGAAGGTCAACGTGCAGAACCGCGCGGCGCAGTATGGGCCGGTGGCCGGCGTCGGGACGCGCGAGAACGCCAAGGGTCTGGACCTCAACCGCGACTACATGAAGCTCGACTCGGTCGAGGCGCGAGCGCTGGTCGGGCTGATGAACAAGTGGGATCCCCACGTGCTGGTCGACCTGCACACGACCAACGGCTCGTATCACGCCAACCACCTGACCTACTCGCCCATCCTCAACCCGAACGCCGATGCGCGGCTGATCGAGTTCACCCGCGAGCGCATGCTGGCGCCGATTCGCGCCGCCATGTTGAAGGATCACAATTGGCGGACCTACTACTACGGCAACTTTGCGCCCGAGGACGGATCAAGCCGCGACAGTTCGCGCGTCGACCCCGCCAACCCCGGCAACGTCACGTGGCGCACCTTTGACCATCGGCCGCGTTTCGGCAACAACTACGCGGGCTTGCGCAATCGCATCGCCATCCTGTCGGAGGCGTATAGCTACCTGGACTTCAAGGGCCGCGTCGACGTCACCGAAGATTTCGTGGCCGAGATCTGGAAGTCGGCCGCCGACAACGCCAAGCAGATCCTCCAGCTCACCGCGCAGGCCGACCGGCAGTTCACCGCCCCGCCCAACGCCAAGCCGGTGGAACTCGGCCTCGACTTCGAGATTCGCGCGCTGCCCGAGCGGGTGGGGATCTTCGTCGGCGACGTGAAGAAGGTGCCGAACCCGCGATCGGGCCGCGAGATGCTGGCCATGACCGACCTGGCCGTGCCGGTGTCGATGGAAGACTACGGGGTGTTCGCAGCCACGCGCTCGGCGGCCATGCCCAAGGGGTGGGTGATTCCGTCCAGCCCGCGCCTGGCGGCGGCGGTCGAGCGCCTGCGCTGGCACGGGATTCAGTTACACGAGGTCACGACTCCCGGGCAAGTGTCGGTGGAGCGCTTTACGATTGCCGACTACACGCGCACCGAGCGCGTGTTCCAGGGCCGGCGCGAGGCGCGCCTGAAGGGGACCTTCGAAAACGCGCAACTGACGGTCGATCCCGGCGCGCTGTTCGTGCCCGCCGACCAGCCGCTGGCGCGGCTGGCGTTCTACCTGCTCGAACCGGAGAGCGATGATGGCTTCGTGACCTGGAACGTCATCGAAGACGGACTGGCGGCGGGCGAGGCGTATCCGATCTACCGGGTGATGAACACCACGGCGCTCCGCTTTAAGTAGAGTCCGGCTTTAGCCGGATGGCAGCGCCAGGCGAGGGCGGTTAGCCGTCCACCCGGCACACGTCATCGCTTGCCGGGCGGCTTCGGCGGCCGCAGCTCGCGTTCGGCCAGCAACCAGAAATCCACATCCTGCCGGTCGCTGCCGCGGTATTCGATCGACAGGAAATAAGCGCGGATCCGGATGTCTTCGTCGGACACCTCCACCACCGGCGAAACAGCGTCCGGAGCCACTGGCGTCTCGGCTGCAGGGCGCTTTCGGCGGGTGGCGGCGCGGACGGGTGTTTTGTCGGCCGCCGGCGACGGCTTCTTCTTCTTTTTCTCTTCCAGCGGCGGAGCGGGTGAGGCGGACTTCGGGGATCGGGACGTCTTCTTCAAAACCACGGTCTTCTTTCGTCAGGCTGTTTCGTTCCCTTGCTGGCGCGGATCACGCCCCTACCTGAAAATAGCATGGGCAGGTGACGACGTCACGACGACCACGGTTCAAGCAGGGGGAAGCTGCGGCGCTAATCGTCGCCTGCGGCCAGCCGGTGCTGGAGTCCGGCCGCGATTCGTCCGCCAATCGTGCCTTGCAGGCGGGACCGCACATCATCGGGGCCGGCGCCGGCAGGACGGTTTGCATCGGTCGCCACCTCGAAGACCCAGGTCCACTCGCGCCTGCCGTCGCTTGATCGCGCCAGTTCCACCGCGACTTGCCATCCTGCAGGGGTCTGCCGCAGCGTGCCCATCAACGCCGCATCGGCGCCAAGCCGCATGGCGGTGTCTCGCGGCTGTTCTCCTCGCAGTCCACCGGTTCTCGCCTGGGCCCGAATGCCGCTCTTCTCCAGTTCCAGGACGATGTACTGGGCGAGCCCAGGCACGAACTCCGCGCCCTCATCCGAATCAACAACCGTGAAAGGCATCACGACGACCGACCATTCCGCCGGCCGACCGCGCATGACCGCCGTCATGACCAGCGCGACCACGAGAAGGCCGGCAACTGCCAGTGCCGGCCAGAGCGCACGCCGCCGCGCCTGGTGTCGCGCGACCGGCGGCGGTTGGACGATGCGCTGTTGCACCGCATCGGTCAGCGGCAGCTGGAGGATGGCCACGTCGTGCACGAACCGATAGCCGCGTCCCCTGACGTTCTCAATGACCGAAGGACCGTCACCGGTATCGAGAACCTTGCGCAGCGCCGCGACGTGGAAGGCGATGTTGCCCTCTTCGACAGCGGCGTCGGGCCACACCGCGGTGAGGATCTCTTCCTTGGTCACCAGCCGCGGTGCGCGCCGGAGCAAGGTCGCCAGCAAGTCCAGCGTCTTGGCGGGCATCGGCACAGTAGCATCGTTCCTCATCAACCGGCACTCGGTCGGCTCGAAGCGCCACTCGTCCCAGATGTACGCCGGTCCTGCCATGCTACGGCGTTCGCAGTGACGCGTTGCGGAAGGTCGTGCCCTCCGAACTGTTGCTCAGGAACAGGTAAGCGTTGGACGAGTCGAACAGATCCGCGAACTCCGCGAACATGAAGCTGCGGCTCAAATTCAAATCGGGGATACGCATGGTCACCACGCCGCCGCGGTGTTCGATGCGGAAGCGCATGGGGTGGCCCGGCGTATAGGCAGCGATCCGATCGAGTGACCGGAAGGCACCATGAAACTCCGTGCCGCCGCTCGGCACCGACACGGCGATGTCGATGCCGTGGAAGGCAATTTCCGGCAGGTTGTGGATGCGGAACAAGAAGGCACTGGTCGGCTCGTTGTCGAAGAGCTGGCTGTTGATTCCATGGCCGAAGCCGACCCACGCGATGTCGCCATGCGATGCCGGAATGGTGACGTCGACCTCGAACACGAAGTCCCGGGACAGGTACTTGCCGGAGGCGCTCCTGACCACTGGGCGGTCGATGCCGTTCTGGGTGCCCGACCCGGCCAAGGTCCGGACCAGGCCGGCGGGTGACAGCGCGTACTTATCGAAGGGAATGCGAAAGGCAGGGCTATCCGGTCCCGTCAGCGCATCGACGAAGTCAATGGCTGCGGGGCCGGCCGCGAATGGGGTGCCGAGAACGCTGGCGACTACCACCGCCGTGGCAAGTTTCAGGATCTGGGGGGGAGGCAATCCTTATCTCGAAGGGGAGTGTATCAAAACACTGTGCAACCCGATAAATACAAGCATTTCCTAAATAAATGAAGAATAAAGACTCCATAAAGGCTCACTAAAGGACACCTTTTCCGCCTCTGAGTCATGGTGTCGGTTCTTGTCGGTATTAGTGATTTCAGGAGGTTAGAAATGCATCGGATTGGCTCCCCAGCCCGTCTATTCACGGCACTGGCGCTTGCGCTGGTCGCCCTCGCGGTTCCCAATCCGCTATTTGGACAGACATCCCAGGATATCAACGGGGACGGCCGAGTCGACGCCGTGTTCACCCAGAAGCAGCGCTACAACCAGGTCTGCTTCGGCAACGGCACGGGCGCCTTTACCACCTGCTCCGACCTGATCGGTGCCCAGTTCACAATCTCGAACCAAATCAACACGACGGCGTCGGCGCTGATCGACTGGGATGGCGACGGCGACCTGGACATCGCGCTGGCCATGGAAGGCCACTCGAACGTGGTCTGCTACAACGACGGTGGTGGTCAGTTCAACTCCGGCCTCGGCTGCGCGGAGTTGTATGGGTTCAATACCTTCCCCTACAACAGTCAGGACGTGGCCGCCGGTGACCTGAACGGCGACGGTGTCCCGGACCTGGTGTTCGCCAACGGCGGGAACGCTGGCAATCCGCTGAACCAGTCGAATCTGGTGTGTCTCGGCGGCGGAGGCTGCTACGAGTTCGGCACGCTGGCGCCCTCGACTGGCGTGGCACTAGGCGACGTCGACAACGACGGCGACCTTGACGTCGTGGTGTCCAATAGCGGCACTCGGAACGAGGTCTGCCTCAACAGCGGCGGCGGCACGTCGTTCGACTGCCGCGCAATTACCCAGGCCGCGAATGTCTTGGCGACGAAGGTCTCGAATGCGGTCGCTGTCGGACACCTCCCCGCCGGCTTCGGGCAAACGCCAGATGCCAATCTGGATATCGCCTTCGCCAACGACGGAAAGAACGAGTATTGCCTCGGCAACGGCAACTGGTCGGGCTTGAATGTGGGCTTTGCCTGCGGCGGGTTCAATCCGGTTACCTCCTACACATTCAACGATGCCGCCTATCACACGGTCGACGTGGTGATTGCTGACTTCATGCCGAACCCGCCCCCCCCCTCTACCACCACCGCCTACAGGGGCGCCGAGATCGCGTTCGTTAACGCGGATGGCCCGAACGTCCGCTGCTTCGGTCTGTTTCAGTGCGGCTTCGCCTTTCAGCCGAACCACATCGTGAACGTCAACATCGGGGGCACCGTCTTTGCGGTCTCGGAGCCGATTCCGGAGGCCACGACCGGTGTCGCTATCCGCGACATCAACATCGACGGCAAGCTTGACGTGGTCGTGGCGAATGACGGGATCAGCCGGTCCTATATGCGCGCCGACTGCTGCACGAGTACGAACGATGTCGTTGCCAACGCACAGCTGCACCCGTCGAGCGTCACGCTGAGTGGCGGAACCGTCGGATACACGCCCGACACCACCCCGCCGGCCTTCTCCGGGGCGACCAACGTGACCGTGGAAGC
This portion of the Acidobacteriota bacterium genome encodes:
- a CDS encoding winged helix-turn-helix domain-containing protein, with translation MAGPAYIWDEWRFEPTECRLMRNDATVPMPAKTLDLLATLLRRAPRLVTKEEILTAVWPDAAVEEGNIAFHVAALRKVLDTGDGPSVIENVRGRGYRFVHDVAILQLPLTDAVQQRIVQPPPVARHQARRRALWPALAVAGLLVVALVMTAVMRGRPAEWSVVVMPFTVVDSDEGAEFVPGLAQYIVLELEKSGIRAQARTGGLRGEQPRDTAMRLGADAALMGTLRQTPAGWQVAVELARSSDGRREWTWVFEVATDANRPAGAGPDDVRSRLQGTIGGRIAAGLQHRLAAGDD
- a CDS encoding S9 family peptidase, coding for MMKTLLSFTLILALMAPLTPAAQSRRALVLDDHSRILGVGDPQRSPDGLWVAYTVTTIDAEKDRRNTDVWMVKWDGSEQLQLTSSPDSESSPRWSPDNNYLAFVASRGTEEEKKKGGQIWLLPRAGGEAQRVSDVKGGVSDIQWSPDSTRIAFVASDEDPADEPEQMDGWKRKTAPPIVIDRYHFKQDREGYLKQLYRHIAIFDLATRTSTVITKGNTDDVSPSWSPDGKQIAFLSKRGAADPDRTSNEDVWVVDATPFGTPKQLTQTAAGEAGRPAWSPDGSRIAALMGDNDQNTAYGMNKLIVVPANPPASAGPATNPPVYMPKLDRAVSNVSWSADGQHLAFLLQDDRTNHVATVPAENPNGTAQRKSTGRRVISAISPGQDGHFAVLATSPTQFTEVYALEGANLRQLTKHNDPLAAELQLATTEDFTSKSKDGAVVNGLIVKPAGFKAGTTYPTLLIVHGGPNGQDQHAFNFDREFLAANGYVVLAINYRGSAGRGNAWQKVIHGDWGNLEVVDLLGAADEVVRQGIADPNRLGIGGWSYGGISTNYTIATDTRFKAAVSGAGSSMQFTMYGMDQYIIQYEQEMGQPWKSKDKWMKVSYPFFNADRIKTPTLFMGGEKDFNVPIAGSEQMYQALKSLGVDTQLVIYPGQFHGLTIPSYERDRLQRYLNWFNKYLQPAATTTARGQ
- a CDS encoding diguanylate cyclase, with translation MNSGLPSRRKSDRAELMALPRPARAYVVAVVVAGVAALADAARNLPPPDLGLFVMLLVIAVATSTAKIELPLGRSKSNLSLSHAVNFWALLALGPSPTVLIAAASAWAQCTLRTAARNPLHQVVFSIATLTITVWVAGLPLDLAMGADRAGLPALVRAAAVVAPLYFLVNTALVAGAIALSTRQPLIRIWRRNFLWSAPSYLAGAALAAVATVVWDRGLFAWLALLAAPLYLVFRSYHTVVARLREEQDETRRAMDVQLATIEALALAIEAKAGCTPEHIRSIQLYAATLAEAVGLSDAEVQAVRTAALLHDVGNMAVPEHILAKPEALTPEEFERVKLHPRAGAEILRDVPFGAPVAELVLCHHERWDGLGYPAGLRGDAIPVGARILAIADCYSTLQIDRPYRPARSAVAALAVLHEHAGTAFDPELVDLLTARLHLSAALPGQRAAGHEAADQNQSVLHDITGTHREEQTLYEIAQALGSSLGVEDAMMLIHEKVNRLVPFVTCALFLGNDSDGYSCRYAHGPGTEALLTWTGRPWSDLSQQLPPCADGRAGRGQDLAALLPCPLVCDGRRIGALVIYHHAPACFTDEHRRVFGRVSEQAAAVIYNSTRYEQTQHESQTDALTALPNRRSFDQQFGACIAGAASAGGTASVIGLDLDRLKEINDTYGHEAGDRALRAVGAALRSTVRESDLCARFAGDEFMVVLWGCSPEHETRRVAEVQAAVRDYPFEPRPGVRMQLSISAGCARFPEDGRTVEELLAVSDERMYRDKASRRSRA
- a CDS encoding M14 family metallopeptidase, with the protein product MRRLSVPAIILIAMTHASAQQPAELRTRAELTNYEETSSHADVQRVTNALAASSSLVHVESFGTTEEGRELPLLVISDPKVTTPAAARKLGRPLVFVQANIHAGEVEGKEAVLVLARRLVSGDLKPLTRELVILIAPNYNADGNEKVNVQNRAAQYGPVAGVGTRENAKGLDLNRDYMKLDSVEARALVGLMNKWDPHVLVDLHTTNGSYHANHLTYSPILNPNADARLIEFTRERMLAPIRAAMLKDHNWRTYYYGNFAPEDGSSRDSSRVDPANPGNVTWRTFDHRPRFGNNYAGLRNRIAILSEAYSYLDFKGRVDVTEDFVAEIWKSAADNAKQILQLTAQADRQFTAPPNAKPVELGLDFEIRALPERVGIFVGDVKKVPNPRSGREMLAMTDLAVPVSMEDYGVFAATRSAAMPKGWVIPSSPRLAAAVERLRWHGIQLHEVTTPGQVSVERFTIADYTRTERVFQGRREARLKGTFENAQLTVDPGALFVPADQPLARLAFYLLEPESDDGFVTWNVIEDGLAAGEAYPIYRVMNTTALRFK